The Clostridium sp. AWRP genome has a window encoding:
- a CDS encoding VanW family protein, with translation MSAKRRTRKSKRKSGGRLKILGLAALTIFLSISCGFIVYHYNDIKYWDNLIYPKVSINNTDLSAKTKDQAKIIMNGGYLNKFQQKQITITAGSKSYELPYSSLSFTYNLDDTVKLAYSYGKSSNIFKKYELLKNPKNVNYNLKFSYNTKVIDNMVNKIASEVDTEPVNASLEMGGVKFSVIPQKDGVKVDKEALKKDIESKIDNNSDQDLTVKAVLKTTKAKIKEDDLKPVDTLISNFSTAYGGISSGERANNISLATSSINGHVVMPGDTFSFNDVVGQRTAAKGYEAAPVIIGDKVESGLGGGICQVSTTLYNVVAKAGLTSTERTHHTMPVHYVSQGMDATVDYGNIDYKFRNDFKYPIYIQGYTSGGNIVFNLYSNSSVSK, from the coding sequence ATGAGTGCAAAAAGAAGAACTAGGAAGTCAAAAAGAAAGTCAGGCGGAAGATTAAAAATATTAGGTTTGGCTGCCTTAACTATTTTTTTGAGTATAAGCTGCGGATTTATAGTATATCATTATAATGATATAAAATATTGGGATAACTTAATTTATCCTAAAGTTTCTATAAATAATACGGATCTTTCTGCAAAAACTAAAGATCAGGCTAAGATTATAATGAACGGCGGATATTTAAATAAATTTCAACAGAAACAAATTACTATAACTGCAGGAAGTAAAAGTTATGAATTACCTTATTCGAGTTTAAGTTTTACGTACAACTTGGATGATACAGTAAAGTTGGCCTATTCTTATGGAAAAAGCAGCAATATATTTAAAAAATATGAATTATTAAAGAATCCTAAAAATGTAAACTATAATTTGAAATTTTCTTATAACACCAAAGTTATAGATAATATGGTAAATAAAATTGCAAGTGAAGTTGATACAGAACCTGTGAATGCATCTCTTGAAATGGGAGGAGTGAAGTTTTCAGTAATACCACAGAAAGACGGGGTTAAAGTAGATAAAGAAGCTTTGAAAAAAGATATTGAATCTAAAATAGATAATAATTCAGATCAGGATTTAACTGTAAAAGCAGTGCTCAAAACTACTAAAGCTAAAATAAAGGAAGATGATCTTAAACCTGTTGACACATTAATATCTAATTTTAGTACAGCTTATGGAGGTATATCTTCTGGTGAAAGAGCAAATAACATATCACTTGCTACTAGCAGCATAAATGGACATGTAGTAATGCCAGGAGATACTTTTAGCTTCAATGATGTTGTAGGTCAGAGAACTGCAGCCAAAGGATATGAGGCAGCTCCTGTTATTATTGGAGATAAAGTAGAGTCAGGACTTGGCGGGGGAATATGCCAGGTATCTACGACGCTTTATAATGTAGTTGCTAAAGCAGGACTTACATCTACTGAAAGGACTCATCATACTATGCCTGTTCATTATGTTTCTCAAGGAATGGATGCTACAGTAGATTACGGAAACATAGATTATAAATTTAGAAATGATTTTAAATATCCTATATACATACAAGGCTATACTTCAGGTGGTAACATAGTATTTAATTTGTATTCCAATTCTTCAGTGTCAAAATAA
- a CDS encoding competence/damage-inducible protein A, whose product MKAEILCVGTEILLGDIVNTNAQFISKGLADLGIEVYHQSVVGDNPQRLLDEFRKSFERTDIIITTGGLGPTQDDLTKETGAEYFNKEMILDKNSLNHLESYFKKIGKTNLEGNNIKQAYFPEGAYIFPNPHGTAPGCCMEQNGKILIILPGPPKEAKPMFQNYVVPFLKKYSNGIIKSKTLRVCGMGESSMAESVSDLINNSVNPTVAPYAKENDTILRITARANTEEEAVELIKPVESKIREKLGINIYGEDNDTMEEAIGKLLINKELTISSAESCTGGLIAARLVNYPGISAVFKEGAVTYTNEAKMKRLGVKKDTLDKFTAVSSETAKEMAEGIAKTANTDIGIATTGVAGPGGGTYKKPVGLVYIGLYINGETYVKKCQFFGSRDVIRQRATMTALDLIRRHIINL is encoded by the coding sequence ATGAAAGCTGAGATATTATGCGTTGGTACAGAGATTTTACTTGGAGATATCGTAAATACAAATGCACAATTTATTTCCAAAGGATTAGCTGATCTTGGTATAGAAGTGTATCACCAATCTGTTGTGGGAGATAATCCTCAGAGACTTTTAGATGAGTTTAGAAAATCTTTTGAAAGAACTGACATTATAATTACAACTGGAGGGCTTGGGCCTACACAAGATGATCTAACTAAAGAAACTGGTGCCGAATACTTTAACAAGGAAATGATTTTAGATAAAAATTCACTTAACCATTTAGAATCTTATTTTAAGAAAATAGGGAAAACAAATTTAGAAGGCAATAACATAAAGCAAGCTTACTTTCCTGAAGGTGCTTATATATTTCCTAATCCACATGGTACGGCTCCTGGCTGTTGTATGGAGCAAAATGGCAAAATTTTAATAATACTCCCCGGTCCTCCAAAAGAGGCAAAGCCTATGTTTCAAAATTATGTAGTTCCATTTTTAAAAAAATATAGTAATGGAATAATAAAATCTAAAACACTTAGAGTTTGCGGTATGGGAGAAAGTTCTATGGCTGAGAGTGTCTCAGATCTTATAAATAATAGTGTAAATCCCACTGTAGCTCCTTATGCAAAGGAAAATGATACAATACTTAGAATTACTGCACGGGCAAATACAGAAGAAGAAGCTGTAGAGCTTATAAAACCTGTAGAATCTAAAATTAGAGAAAAACTAGGGATAAATATATATGGTGAAGATAATGATACTATGGAAGAGGCTATAGGAAAATTATTGATAAATAAAGAATTAACTATATCCTCAGCAGAATCATGTACTGGTGGGCTAATAGCTGCAAGACTTGTAAATTATCCTGGTATATCTGCTGTATTTAAAGAAGGTGCTGTCACTTATACCAACGAGGCCAAAATGAAAAGACTAGGGGTAAAAAAGGATACCCTAGACAAATTTACTGCTGTTAGTTCCGAGACTGCAAAAGAAATGGCAGAAGGTATAGCTAAAACAGCAAATACCGATATAGGCATAGCTACTACAGGAGTTGCAGGTCCTGGCGGCGGTACTTACAAAAAACCTGTAGGTCTAGTATATATAGGACTTTACATAAATGGAGAGACTTATGTTAAGAAGTGCCAATTCTTTGGCAGCAGAGATGTGATAAGGCAAAGGGCTACTATGACAGCTCTTGATTTAATAAGAAGACACATTATAAATTTGTAG
- the nth gene encoding endonuclease III: MDKQNVDNILKVLKETYPEAKCALNFESPYELLVSTMLSAQCTDVRVNKVTSELYKQYNTPEKMISLTEEELGERIKSCGFFRNKSKNILSTSRELIEKYGGEVPHTMEQLIELPGVGRKTADVVLSNAFGVPAIAVDTHVFRVSNRLGIAKGTTPHKVEMELMKNIPKSMWSDSHHYLIWHGRRICKSRKPDCEHCPLAPYCEYFNHPEETKS; encoded by the coding sequence TTGGATAAACAAAATGTAGATAATATATTGAAAGTACTGAAAGAAACTTATCCAGAAGCAAAATGTGCATTGAATTTCGAGTCTCCTTATGAATTGTTAGTGTCCACTATGCTTTCAGCTCAATGCACTGATGTAAGAGTAAATAAAGTTACATCAGAATTGTATAAACAATATAATACTCCTGAAAAAATGATATCTCTAACAGAGGAAGAATTAGGAGAAAGGATAAAAAGCTGCGGCTTTTTTAGAAATAAAAGCAAGAATATACTTTCAACTAGCAGAGAACTTATTGAAAAGTACGGTGGAGAGGTACCACATACTATGGAACAGTTGATAGAACTTCCAGGAGTGGGCAGAAAAACTGCGGATGTTGTTTTGTCAAACGCCTTTGGAGTTCCAGCAATTGCAGTGGATACCCATGTATTTAGGGTATCAAATAGACTTGGAATTGCAAAAGGAACTACTCCTCACAAGGTAGAAATGGAACTTATGAAAAATATACCCAAAAGTATGTGGAGTGATTCACATCATTATTTAATATGGCACGGAAGGCGTATATGTAAGTCAAGAAAACCTGATTGTGAACATTGCCCTCTAGCACCTTACTGTGAATATTTCAATCATCCAGAGGAAACTAAATCTTGA
- a CDS encoding lysophospholipid acyltransferase family protein — MISPWVVKLMGHLPKGLLAYISKKILSGYLNRCADIKVKGIENLNEVERPVIFICNHLSNSDALVLSRVLKSENLTFVAGKKLNQNSLTQLGMCITKTINIKPNSADKDAISKVVKTVKSGNNILMFPEGTRSRTASLAKGKRGVVLIQKLTKAAILPIGISGTEKLLPISDKDMALESFHNAEVNVNIGKQIDIPPQNKGENKHVYEDRISDLFMKKIAELLPEQYRGIYKD; from the coding sequence ATGATTTCTCCATGGGTGGTCAAGCTAATGGGACATCTCCCTAAAGGACTTCTAGCTTATATTTCAAAAAAAATATTAAGTGGTTACTTAAATAGATGTGCAGATATAAAAGTAAAAGGCATTGAAAATTTAAATGAAGTGGAAAGACCTGTAATATTTATCTGCAATCATTTAAGTAATTCTGATGCTCTTGTATTAAGTAGAGTACTTAAATCAGAAAACCTGACTTTTGTAGCAGGTAAAAAACTGAATCAAAATTCTTTAACTCAGCTTGGTATGTGTATTACAAAGACCATCAATATAAAACCAAATAGTGCGGACAAGGATGCTATATCTAAAGTTGTAAAAACCGTAAAAAGTGGTAATAATATACTCATGTTTCCTGAGGGAACGAGAAGTAGAACAGCAAGCTTAGCAAAAGGAAAAAGAGGAGTAGTTTTAATACAGAAGTTAACTAAGGCTGCAATTCTTCCTATCGGTATCTCTGGGACTGAGAAACTTTTACCTATAAGTGACAAGGATATGGCTTTAGAAAGTTTTCATAATGCAGAGGTAAATGTAAACATAGGAAAGCAGATAGATATACCGCCCCAAAATAAAGGTGAAAACAAACATGTATATGAAGACAGAATATCTGATTTATTTATGAAAAAAATAGCAGAACTTTTGCCTGAACAATATAGAGGAATATACAAGGATTAA
- the queG gene encoding tRNA epoxyqueuosine(34) reductase QueG, with translation MNYKEDILSYCNKIGLDTIGFTKCRIFTQLKNCFKYRKENLLENEFEEKNIENRVNPYVYMDGGKTIISIAFPYLFEKQHEKNISFSLYTRGKDYHVVVRYYLQKVCDFIRGLGGKAVYFVDSNSLPERYIAFQCGIGFIGKNNMIITEKYGSYVFLGEIITDIKIEADTPLESKCGSCNLCKTSCPTGALLGDKNSNICMSYITQKKHIDNKWFSQFQGRLFGCDTCQKVCPYNSKVAFSNIQDFEPFDFMSRVDLNEIVDMDKKTFTEKYKNTSCGWRGKNIIQRNAIINMLTLNKSINLEYKNIRSTYVKDYYDRLLQVLKL, from the coding sequence TTGAACTATAAGGAAGATATATTGAGTTACTGTAATAAGATTGGATTGGATACTATAGGATTTACAAAATGCAGAATATTCACCCAGTTAAAAAATTGTTTTAAATATAGAAAAGAAAATTTGCTTGAAAATGAATTCGAAGAAAAGAATATTGAAAATAGAGTTAATCCATATGTGTATATGGATGGGGGAAAGACAATAATATCCATTGCCTTTCCCTATTTATTTGAAAAGCAACATGAGAAAAATATAAGCTTTTCTCTATATACTAGAGGGAAAGACTATCATGTAGTAGTACGTTATTATTTACAAAAAGTGTGTGATTTTATAAGGGGTTTAGGGGGAAAAGCTGTATACTTTGTAGATAGTAATTCCTTGCCTGAGAGATATATAGCTTTTCAGTGTGGAATAGGGTTTATAGGAAAAAATAATATGATTATTACAGAGAAATATGGGTCTTATGTTTTTTTAGGAGAAATAATAACTGATATAAAAATAGAAGCTGATACTCCACTAGAAAGTAAGTGCGGCAGCTGTAATTTATGCAAAACATCATGTCCTACAGGCGCTTTACTTGGAGATAAAAATTCTAATATATGTATGTCATATATAACTCAAAAAAAACATATAGATAATAAATGGTTTTCACAGTTTCAAGGGAGATTATTTGGATGTGATACTTGCCAAAAAGTATGTCCATATAATAGTAAGGTTGCCTTTTCTAATATACAGGATTTTGAGCCTTTTGATTTTATGAGCAGAGTTGATTTAAATGAAATTGTAGATATGGATAAAAAAACATTTACAGAGAAATACAAAAATACATCCTGTGGATGGAGAGGTAAAAATATTATTCAGAGAAATGCAATTATAAATATGCTTACATTAAATAAAAGTATTAATTTGGAATATAAAAACATAAGGTCTACCTATGTAAAAGATTATTATGATAGACTTTTACAGGTTTTAAAATTATAA
- the epsC gene encoding serine O-acetyltransferase EpsC — MRNPFKLLAYDIKNAMKNDPAARNPLEVFILYPFIHALIQYRIAHFFYNKKCFFIARLISQIARGLTGIEIHPGAKIGKGLFIDHGMGVVIGETAEVGDNVTLYHGVTLGGTGKDTGKRHPTVGNNVFIGSGAKLLGPIVVGDNVKVGANSVVLKDIPANCTVVGIPAKVVKAESNTVIEIKDYAGRRKKIYNEMII, encoded by the coding sequence ATGAGAAACCCATTTAAGCTATTAGCTTATGATATTAAAAATGCTATGAAAAATGATCCAGCGGCTAGAAATCCGTTAGAGGTTTTTATATTATATCCTTTTATTCATGCTTTGATACAGTATAGAATAGCACATTTTTTTTATAACAAGAAATGTTTCTTTATTGCTAGGTTAATATCACAAATTGCTAGGGGTTTAACTGGAATAGAAATACACCCAGGGGCTAAAATAGGAAAGGGATTATTTATAGATCATGGTATGGGTGTTGTTATAGGTGAGACTGCAGAGGTTGGAGATAATGTAACGCTTTACCATGGAGTGACTTTAGGAGGAACAGGAAAGGATACAGGAAAAAGGCATCCTACAGTAGGAAATAACGTATTTATAGGAAGTGGAGCAAAACTTTTAGGGCCAATAGTTGTAGGCGATAATGTAAAAGTAGGTGCAAATTCAGTAGTTTTGAAAGATATACCAGCAAATTGTACTGTAGTAGGTATACCAGCTAAAGTAGTTAAGGCTGAAAGTAATACTGTTATAGAAATAAAAGACTATGCAGGAAGAAGAAAAAAGATATATAATGAAATGATAATATAA
- the cysK gene encoding cysteine synthase A has product MIFTNAIDMIGNTPLFKLDNFKNEDAADIYVKLEKFNPGGSIKDRAALGMVERAEREGLLKKGDTIVEPTSGNMGIALAMIGKLKGYKVTIVMPETMSVERRNMIKAYGAELVLTDGAKGMKGAIEKSYEIGKDKEGYYIPQQFINTANPKKHYETTAEEILEDLKDVDAFVAGVGTGGTAIGVGENLKKHNKDVKVVAVEPAGSPVLSGGKTGAHKIQGIGAGFVPDIYKSEIVDEIITVTDEEAFKYAKLMGKEEGILVGISSGANIAAAIQVAKKLGKGKKVVTVAPDGGEKYLSMGLYD; this is encoded by the coding sequence ATGATATTTACTAATGCTATAGATATGATAGGTAATACGCCTTTGTTTAAACTTGATAATTTTAAAAATGAGGATGCAGCTGACATATATGTTAAACTTGAAAAATTCAATCCTGGTGGAAGCATTAAAGACAGAGCTGCTCTTGGCATGGTTGAAAGAGCTGAAAGAGAAGGACTTTTAAAAAAAGGTGACACAATAGTGGAGCCAACTAGCGGTAATATGGGTATAGCTCTTGCAATGATAGGAAAATTAAAAGGATATAAAGTTACAATTGTAATGCCAGAAACTATGAGTGTAGAGAGAAGAAATATGATAAAAGCTTATGGGGCAGAACTAGTTTTGACAGATGGAGCTAAAGGCATGAAAGGAGCTATAGAGAAATCTTATGAAATTGGTAAAGATAAAGAGGGTTACTATATACCGCAACAATTTATAAATACTGCTAATCCTAAAAAACATTATGAAACTACAGCAGAGGAAATTTTAGAGGATTTAAAGGATGTAGATGCTTTCGTAGCTGGTGTTGGTACTGGAGGAACAGCAATAGGAGTAGGAGAAAACTTGAAAAAGCACAATAAAGATGTAAAGGTAGTTGCAGTAGAGCCAGCAGGTTCACCAGTTTTGTCAGGAGGTAAAACTGGAGCTCATAAAATACAAGGTATAGGGGCAGGATTTGTACCTGATATCTACAAATCAGAAATTGTAGATGAGATCATAACTGTAACAGATGAAGAAGCTTTTAAATATGCTAAACTTATGGGAAAAGAAGAGGGAATACTAGTTGGTATATCCTCAGGAGCTAATATAGCTGCAGCAATTCAGGTGGCAAAAAAACTTGGAAAAGGTAAAAAAGTAGTAACTGTAGCACCAGATGGAGGAGAGAAATACCTATCCATGGGATTATATGATTAG
- a CDS encoding YihY/virulence factor BrkB family protein, which produces MKERAFSKLKEFIFRFIQDDVLALASQLAYSLLFSIFPFLVFFISLIGYSDISSNDILLVLSNVLPKNALELIENTVIKTANSKNIELLCLSLILTLWALSGGFHAVIKGLNKAYDQRETRSIFKIYIISILCTLGVTLIILCTLLFLVFGQMLGSFLAFQLGISEGFGFLWNILRYVIIFFGTIFIFAAVYIFTPNVRLTWRKVLPGAVFSTIGIVIASMGFAFYVNNFGNYSKIYGSIGAVIVLLTWLFILSTITILGGEFNSVLFKKEKNRF; this is translated from the coding sequence TTGAAGGAAAGAGCATTTAGTAAATTAAAGGAATTTATTTTTAGATTTATACAAGACGATGTATTAGCGCTGGCTTCACAACTTGCATATAGCCTATTATTTTCTATTTTTCCTTTTTTAGTATTCTTTATAAGCCTTATAGGGTATAGTGATATAAGTAGTAATGATATATTGCTAGTTTTAAGTAATGTATTGCCTAAAAATGCACTGGAATTAATAGAAAATACAGTAATTAAAACTGCTAATAGCAAAAATATTGAACTTTTATGCTTAAGCTTGATTCTTACACTATGGGCTCTATCAGGTGGATTTCATGCTGTTATAAAAGGATTGAATAAAGCATATGATCAAAGAGAAACTAGATCAATATTTAAGATATATATTATATCTATACTATGCACACTAGGAGTAACGTTGATAATATTATGTACTTTATTGTTTTTAGTATTTGGACAAATGCTTGGAAGTTTTTTAGCTTTTCAGTTAGGGATTTCCGAGGGATTTGGATTTTTATGGAATATATTACGATATGTTATTATATTTTTTGGAACCATATTTATATTTGCAGCAGTCTATATTTTTACTCCAAATGTAAGGCTTACGTGGAGAAAAGTATTACCAGGTGCGGTCTTTTCCACTATAGGTATCGTAATAGCTTCTATGGGTTTTGCCTTTTATGTAAATAATTTTGGAAATTATTCTAAAATTTATGGAAGTATAGGAGCTGTAATAGTGCTTTTAACCTGGCTTTTTATTTTATCTACAATAACTATTTTAGGAGGAGAGTTTAACTCAGTATTATTTAAGAAAGAAAAAAATAGATTTTAG
- a CDS encoding Ig-like domain-containing protein, with the protein MKKLIKNFVLFCAIYAIAQSSHCTIALAANNMDKSSEVSTVTASTSLDTNKDISNSKTIDGNTNSSYDKSTSENNTPEKANSNVNQSTNYDTIVKVSIPVNKKWKVSFNQPVDVNSLSGKIRLVDNNNTEVPLTLSSPDYGMSVIVSPTNVCNPDTDYTLTISGNIVSKYNRTLKNPTVVEFKTAPVISSIDNISVTINQEDEYTLPTKVTAKMSNDTTTSVNVSWNKSVDMTSIPGVYAYTGTVDGYSKPITLNLTIKAFQPVPSIMNDYRIQSQIGTNLYNYLMNYDNRQSVLDRAIELHGGDTSNNCVYYASEALRRAGMTDLPEAVANTKQLTSQLQSRGWQTSTDLSKLLPGDICFTISYGNGPTHTYTFMKWVDPKSFDYAYICDNQGYDYNNNAYHKRNIDFQTPTKDAISYFMYLA; encoded by the coding sequence GTGAAGAAACTTATTAAAAACTTCGTATTATTTTGCGCAATTTATGCAATTGCTCAAAGCTCTCACTGCACAATTGCATTAGCTGCAAATAATATGGACAAGTCTTCTGAGGTATCAACTGTTACCGCTTCAACTAGTTTAGATACTAATAAAGATATTTCTAATTCAAAAACTATTGATGGTAACACTAATAGCAGCTATGATAAAAGCACCAGCGAAAACAATACTCCAGAAAAAGCTAATTCAAACGTTAACCAAAGCACAAACTACGATACCATTGTAAAAGTTAGTATTCCTGTAAACAAAAAGTGGAAAGTAAGCTTTAACCAGCCAGTAGATGTAAACTCCTTAAGTGGTAAAATAAGACTAGTTGACAATAATAATACTGAAGTTCCTCTAACTTTATCTTCACCAGATTATGGAATGTCAGTTATCGTATCACCTACAAATGTTTGTAATCCAGACACAGACTATACCTTAACTATAAGTGGGAATATAGTATCCAAATATAACAGAACACTTAAAAATCCTACTGTAGTAGAATTTAAAACAGCCCCAGTTATATCTTCTATAGACAACATAAGTGTAACTATAAATCAGGAAGATGAATACACTCTACCTACAAAAGTAACTGCTAAAATGTCAAATGATACTACTACTTCTGTAAATGTATCTTGGAATAAATCCGTAGACATGACAAGCATACCAGGTGTATATGCTTATACAGGTACTGTTGATGGATATAGTAAACCAATAACGTTAAATTTAACCATAAAAGCATTCCAACCTGTACCGTCTATTATGAATGACTATAGAATTCAATCTCAAATTGGGACAAACCTTTATAATTATCTTATGAATTATGATAATAGACAATCTGTACTAGACAGAGCTATTGAACTTCACGGTGGAGACACAAGTAATAACTGTGTATATTATGCAAGTGAAGCTCTTAGAAGAGCCGGAATGACTGATCTTCCAGAAGCTGTAGCAAATACTAAGCAACTTACATCCCAGCTTCAAAGCAGAGGATGGCAAACTTCTACAGATTTATCTAAACTTTTACCAGGAGATATATGTTTTACCATTTCTTATGGGAATGGTCCTACGCATACATATACATTCATGAAATGGGTAGATCCAAAAAGTTTTGATTATGCATATATTTGTGATAATCAAGGTTATGACTACAACAATAATGCCTACCATAAGAGAAATATAGATTTTCAAACTCCAACAAAAGATGCTATATCTTATTTTATGTATTTAGCATAA
- a CDS encoding NADH peroxidase: MKKFVCAVCGYVYEGENPPEKCPVCGAPSDKFVEKAEGEISWADEHKIGVAKGVDEKVLEELRANFTGECSEVGMYLAMSRQADREGYPEVAEAYKRIAFEEAEHAAKFAELLGEVVLPDTKKNLQMRVDAETGACKGKKDLATLAKKLNYDAIHDTVHEMCKDEARHGAAFQGLLNRYFK, encoded by the coding sequence ATGAAAAAATTTGTTTGTGCTGTTTGTGGATATGTTTATGAAGGTGAAAATCCACCAGAAAAATGTCCTGTATGTGGTGCACCATCAGATAAATTTGTTGAAAAGGCAGAAGGCGAGATTAGTTGGGCAGATGAACATAAAATAGGAGTTGCTAAAGGTGTAGATGAAAAAGTATTAGAAGAATTGAGAGCTAACTTTACTGGAGAATGTTCTGAAGTAGGAATGTACCTTGCTATGAGCCGTCAAGCTGATAGAGAAGGTTATCCAGAAGTTGCAGAAGCATATAAAAGAATAGCTTTTGAAGAAGCAGAGCATGCAGCTAAATTTGCAGAATTATTGGGAGAAGTAGTATTACCTGATACAAAGAAAAATTTGCAGATGAGAGTAGATGCAGAGACAGGTGCTTGTAAAGGAAAAAAGGATTTAGCTACTTTAGCTAAAAAATTAAACTATGATGCAATTCATGATACAGTACATGAAATGTGTAAAGATGAAGCAAGACATGGAGCTGCTTTCCAGGGATTGTTGAATAGATATTTTAAATAA
- a CDS encoding thioesterase: MDFSKLFKVGSTYVSEYIVKPEDTANFIGNKGVVMLSTPAMIKYMEYTTLHIVDDVIPKNYRPVGTKIDVEHIKPIPANMKVIIKVTLISIEGKKLRYNIEAFNEKNCKVGFGIYEQQIVNLEQFLNR; encoded by the coding sequence ATGGATTTTAGCAAACTATTTAAAGTTGGAAGCACATATGTTAGTGAGTATATAGTAAAGCCTGAAGATACAGCTAATTTTATTGGAAATAAAGGTGTTGTTATGTTATCTACGCCTGCTATGATAAAGTATATGGAATATACAACTTTACATATAGTAGACGATGTTATACCTAAAAATTATAGACCTGTTGGAACTAAAATTGATGTTGAACATATAAAACCAATACCTGCAAATATGAAAGTTATTATAAAAGTAACATTAATATCAATTGAAGGTAAAAAATTGCGTTATAATATAGAAGCTTTCAATGAAAAAAATTGTAAAGTAGGGTTTGGAATATATGAACAACAAATAGTTAATCTAGAACAATTTTTAAATAGATAG
- a CDS encoding MFS transporter: MISEVESVGKSVGKKRWEIVLLLTLCYLILYMDRSCMSMAGPSMMNYFHWNASQFGLVSTAFFIGYACTQILGGWLADKFGGGKVVMFGAIWWSVFVFLTPFGATLGLMIVIRIVMGMGEGVSLPAMSTIIAKWVPKKESGLAWGISIMGVSMGIALAMPISAWIIKTWSWQMVFHSFAFLAPIWVIIWWKFGKDKPEDHPSVSKEELQYIRVDDNISENSGKRTILSSKDIFSTPSVWTGALSFFCTNYLFYLFMTWLPTYFVKGRGFAMGTSAIYTMMPYIVATFTYPFGGWLADKAAKKFGDNMGRKLFPLLGMVGAGVLLILGSKASSAISAVVLISISNGVLCLTMGGYYSMPMIFSSTNAGKITGLYATFATIGGILAPLLTGIMVDAHGYTSALYLGAGISILGAVILLTSRVRPIVPIAERGNN; encoded by the coding sequence ATGATTTCAGAAGTTGAAAGCGTTGGTAAAAGCGTTGGTAAGAAGAGGTGGGAGATTGTTTTACTTTTAACTCTGTGCTACTTGATTTTATATATGGATAGATCATGTATGTCAATGGCAGGTCCCTCTATGATGAATTACTTTCACTGGAATGCAAGTCAGTTTGGATTGGTTTCTACAGCTTTCTTCATTGGTTATGCTTGTACTCAAATTTTAGGTGGATGGTTAGCTGACAAATTTGGTGGAGGCAAAGTTGTAATGTTTGGTGCGATATGGTGGTCAGTATTTGTTTTCTTAACCCCATTTGGAGCAACCTTAGGTCTTATGATAGTAATTCGTATTGTTATGGGAATGGGAGAAGGAGTTTCGTTACCGGCTATGTCTACAATTATTGCAAAATGGGTACCAAAGAAAGAATCAGGACTAGCATGGGGAATAAGTATAATGGGTGTTTCTATGGGAATTGCTCTTGCTATGCCTATCTCTGCATGGATTATAAAAACTTGGAGTTGGCAGATGGTATTTCACTCCTTTGCTTTTCTTGCACCTATTTGGGTAATTATTTGGTGGAAGTTTGGAAAAGATAAACCAGAAGATCATCCTAGTGTAAGTAAAGAGGAATTACAATATATAAGAGTAGACGATAATATATCAGAAAATTCAGGAAAAAGAACTATTTTAAGTTCAAAAGATATATTTTCTACTCCATCTGTATGGACGGGTGCACTTTCATTTTTCTGTACTAACTATTTATTTTACTTATTTATGACATGGCTTCCTACGTACTTTGTTAAAGGTAGAGGATTTGCAATGGGTACAAGTGCTATTTATACAATGATGCCTTATATTGTTGCAACTTTTACATATCCATTTGGTGGATGGTTAGCTGATAAAGCAGCTAAAAAGTTTGGAGATAACATGGGAAGAAAATTATTTCCTCTTCTTGGTATGGTTGGAGCAGGTGTTCTGCTTATACTAGGGTCTAAGGCTTCTAGTGCTATTTCAGCAGTAGTATTGATATCTATATCAAATGGAGTATTATGTCTTACTATGGGTGGATATTATTCAATGCCAATGATTTTCTCTTCAACTAATGCAGGTAAAATTACTGGACTTTATGCAACCTTTGCTACAATTGGAGGTATATTAGCTCCACTTCTTACTGGAATTATGGTTGATGCTCACGGATATACAAGTGCACTCTACTTAGGTGCAGGAATATCTATACTTGGTGCTGTTATATTACTTACAAGTAGGGTTCGTCCTATTGTACCTATAGCTGAAAGAGGAAACAATTAA